One genomic window of Comamonas antarctica includes the following:
- a CDS encoding CoA transferase produces MTASSTPPSSMAVLEALWHEARLDASALRRAHLTGSSDHLRSSFAAATLAQASAAAGALAATEIGALRQPQWPAQEVAVDIAPVLAETTGYFTLDGLRPPSWAPISGLYACGEAIAQPGWVRIHANFEHHRDGALRLLGLAPGPHMSRDQVAQALRGWNALDFEARATAAGLVVAAVRSLEEWAQHPQCAALRTQPLLAITQLDAGHAAPPRAWPASGCAALPLEGLRILDLTRILAGPVATRTLAAYGAEVLMVNAPHLPNIEAIADLSRGKRSALLDLRSGDAMAQMQRLLPHAHVFVQGYRPGSLQALGLGVDAVARTAPGIVYASLSAYGRSGPWADQRGFDSLVQAVSGLNLAEAQAFGDATPRALPMQILDYGAGYLLAFGIQSALLRQATQGGTWHVEVSLARVAQWLVALGRVPVPHPPGAAGTTDWIEPWLETVASGYGELRAVRPSAVLSRTPARWRRPVVRPGTDAPCWS; encoded by the coding sequence ATGACCGCTTCTTCCACACCCCCCTCCTCCATGGCCGTGCTCGAAGCCTTGTGGCACGAAGCCCGGCTCGATGCCAGTGCGCTGCGCCGCGCGCATCTGACCGGATCCAGCGACCATCTGCGCAGCAGCTTCGCGGCAGCCACCCTGGCGCAGGCCAGCGCCGCTGCCGGTGCGCTCGCGGCGACCGAAATCGGCGCCCTGCGGCAGCCGCAGTGGCCGGCGCAGGAGGTGGCCGTGGACATCGCGCCCGTGCTGGCCGAAACCACCGGCTATTTCACGCTGGACGGCCTGCGCCCGCCCTCGTGGGCGCCGATCTCCGGGCTGTATGCCTGCGGCGAGGCCATCGCGCAGCCCGGCTGGGTGCGCATCCACGCCAATTTCGAGCATCACCGCGATGGCGCGCTGCGCCTGCTGGGGCTGGCGCCGGGCCCGCACATGTCCCGGGACCAGGTCGCCCAGGCATTGCGCGGCTGGAACGCGCTGGATTTCGAGGCCCGCGCCACCGCGGCGGGGCTGGTGGTGGCCGCAGTGCGCAGCCTGGAGGAATGGGCGCAGCACCCGCAGTGCGCCGCGCTGCGCACCCAGCCGCTGCTAGCCATCACCCAGCTCGATGCCGGCCATGCCGCGCCACCGCGTGCCTGGCCGGCCAGCGGCTGCGCGGCGCTGCCCTTGGAGGGTCTGCGCATTCTTGACCTCACCCGCATCCTCGCGGGGCCGGTGGCCACGCGGACCCTGGCGGCCTATGGTGCCGAGGTGTTGATGGTCAATGCGCCGCACCTGCCGAACATCGAAGCCATTGCCGATCTGAGCCGTGGCAAGCGCTCGGCGCTGCTGGATCTGCGCAGCGGCGACGCGATGGCGCAGATGCAGCGCCTGCTGCCGCATGCGCATGTGTTTGTGCAAGGCTACCGGCCGGGGAGCCTGCAGGCCCTGGGCCTGGGCGTGGACGCCGTGGCGCGCACCGCTCCCGGAATCGTCTACGCCAGCCTGTCGGCCTACGGACGCAGCGGGCCCTGGGCCGACCAGCGCGGCTTCGACTCCCTGGTGCAGGCGGTGAGCGGACTGAACCTGGCGGAAGCACAGGCCTTCGGCGACGCCACGCCCAGGGCCTTGCCGATGCAGATTCTCGACTACGGCGCCGGCTACCTTTTGGCGTTTGGCATACAGTCCGCCCTGCTGCGCCAGGCCACCCAGGGCGGGACCTGGCATGTCGAGGTCTCGCTGGCGCGCGTCGCGCAGTGGCTGGTGGCGCTGGGGCGGGTGCCGGTGCCGCACCCGCCAGGCGCGGCGGGCACGACCGACTGGATCGAGCCCTGGCTGGAGACGGTCGCCAGTGGCTATGGCGAACTGCGTGCAGTGCGGCCGAGCGCCGTGCTGTCGCGGACCCCGGCGCGTTGGCGCCGGCCCGTCGTTCGCCCCGGTACAGACGCCCCCTGCTGGTCCTAG
- a CDS encoding metal ABC transporter solute-binding protein, Zn/Mn family yields MALATAATAATAATAATAATAATAGHAAAARLPVVASFSILADLAREVGGEMVDVTALVGPDGDAHVFEPTPRQARQLQQARVLVSNGLGFEPWLPRLKNAAGFGGVEIVAAQGIAPRAMPASAHGEHAHGHAHGHAHAHAHGGADPHAWQDVRNAIAYVGNIARGLAQADPANAARYRQRATGYGARLAALDAQLRAQFAGLPPQRRSVVSTHDAFGYFAQAYGLRFIPVRGLSTEAEPSARDLAQLIRQVRQERVGAIFLENISDPRLLEQLARETGVALGGRLYSDALSAPGGPAATYVEMMQANAARLLQALAPASGSGIPR; encoded by the coding sequence ATGGCCTTGGCCACGGCCGCCACGGCCGCCACGGCCGCCACGGCCGCCACGGCCGCCACGGCCGCCACGGCCGGCCACGCCGCCGCTGCCCGCCTGCCCGTCGTGGCCAGCTTTTCGATTCTTGCCGATCTGGCGCGCGAAGTCGGCGGCGAAATGGTGGACGTCACCGCGCTGGTCGGCCCCGATGGCGACGCCCATGTGTTCGAGCCCACGCCGCGCCAGGCGCGGCAGTTGCAGCAGGCGCGGGTGCTGGTCAGCAACGGCCTGGGGTTCGAGCCCTGGCTGCCGCGGCTGAAGAACGCGGCAGGCTTCGGCGGCGTGGAAATCGTTGCCGCGCAAGGCATCGCGCCGCGCGCCATGCCCGCATCGGCCCACGGCGAGCACGCCCATGGCCATGCGCATGGCCACGCGCACGCCCATGCCCACGGCGGCGCCGACCCGCATGCCTGGCAGGACGTGCGCAATGCCATTGCCTATGTGGGCAACATCGCCCGCGGCCTGGCCCAGGCCGACCCGGCCAACGCCGCGCGCTACCGCCAGCGCGCCACCGGCTATGGGGCGCGCCTCGCGGCGCTCGATGCGCAGCTGCGCGCGCAGTTCGCGGGCCTGCCACCGCAGCGCCGCAGCGTGGTCTCGACGCATGATGCGTTTGGCTACTTCGCGCAGGCCTATGGGCTGCGCTTCATCCCGGTGCGCGGGCTGTCCACCGAGGCCGAACCCTCGGCGCGCGATCTGGCGCAGCTGATACGGCAGGTGCGCCAGGAACGCGTTGGCGCCATCTTCCTCGAGAACATTTCCGATCCGCGCCTGCTCGAGCAACTCGCGCGCGAGACCGGCGTGGCCCTGGGCGGGCGCCTGTATTCGGATGCGCTGTCTGCGCCCGGCGGGCCGGCGGCGACCTATGTCGAGATGATGCAGGCCAACGCCGCGCGGCTGCTCCAGGCGCTGGCGCCGGCCAGCGGCAGCGGCATCCCGCGCTGA
- a CDS encoding metal ABC transporter permease, whose translation MIAELWLPFADYGFMRRALAGCLALSAGAAPLGTILLLRRMSLVGDAMSHAILPGAALGYLFFGLSLGAMTLGGLLAGLLVALLSGMVTRHTALREDASFAGFYLISLALGVLLISLRGSNVDLLHVLFGSVLALDNPTLLLTGGIATATLLALALIYRPLIVECFDPGFLRLQGRQGALAHAVFMLLLVLNLVGGFHSLGTLMAVAFAVLPAAAARFWQRSVGAQMALAVALAVLGSVLGLLTSFHLGIAASAAITLSLGALYALSLLAGAHGSVRALRRPGAQESC comes from the coding sequence ATGATTGCCGAGCTGTGGCTGCCGTTTGCCGACTATGGCTTCATGCGGCGGGCGCTGGCCGGCTGCCTGGCGCTGAGCGCCGGCGCCGCGCCGCTGGGCACGATCTTGCTGCTGCGGCGCATGAGCCTGGTGGGCGATGCGATGTCGCACGCCATCCTGCCCGGCGCGGCGCTGGGCTATCTGTTTTTCGGCCTGTCGCTGGGCGCCATGACGCTGGGCGGGCTGCTGGCCGGCCTGCTGGTGGCGCTGCTGTCGGGCATGGTCACGCGGCACACGGCGCTGCGCGAGGATGCGAGCTTTGCCGGCTTCTATCTGATCTCGCTGGCGCTCGGCGTGCTGCTGATCTCGCTGCGCGGCTCGAATGTCGATCTGCTGCATGTGCTGTTCGGCTCGGTGCTGGCGCTCGACAACCCGACCCTGCTGCTGACCGGGGGCATTGCCACGGCCACGCTGCTGGCGCTGGCGCTGATCTACCGGCCGCTGATCGTTGAATGCTTCGATCCCGGCTTCCTGCGCCTGCAAGGGCGCCAGGGCGCGCTGGCGCATGCCGTCTTCATGCTGCTGCTGGTGCTCAATCTGGTGGGCGGCTTTCACTCGCTGGGCACGCTGATGGCCGTGGCCTTTGCCGTGCTGCCCGCCGCGGCGGCGCGCTTTTGGCAGCGCAGCGTGGGCGCGCAGATGGCGCTGGCCGTGGCGCTGGCGGTGCTGGGCAGCGTGCTCGGGCTGCTGACCTCGTTCCACCTGGGCATTGCCGCCTCGGCCGCCATCACGCTGAGCCTGGGCGCGCTGTACGCGCTGTCGCTGCTGGCCGGCGCGCACGGCAGCGTGCGCGCGCTGCGCCGGCCCGGCGCGCAAGAATCCTGTTGA
- a CDS encoding metal ABC transporter ATP-binding protein: MMRMDRMEPLQPAQAGADLSLDRVSLGYGARLAVQDLSGHFARGSMTAVIGPNGGGKSTLLKGLLGLLRPLRGSIASRHPRPALGYLPQAGGVDPQFPVSVEDFVAVGLWPRIGAFGRVTPPLAERVRAAIAAVGLQGLQAHYIGELSGGQFQRMRFARLLVQDPPVVLLDEPLAGVDEATAQALLQLLQDWHVQGKTVIAVLHERERVRSHFPQTLALAGRMRGWGETRAVLEALEDAEWPR; encoded by the coding sequence ATGATGCGAATGGACCGCATGGAGCCGCTGCAGCCGGCGCAGGCTGGCGCCGACCTGAGTCTCGATCGGGTGAGCCTGGGCTATGGCGCGCGCCTGGCCGTGCAGGACCTCAGCGGGCACTTCGCGCGGGGTTCGATGACGGCCGTCATCGGCCCCAACGGCGGCGGCAAGTCGACCCTGCTCAAGGGGCTGCTGGGCCTGCTGCGGCCGCTGCGCGGCAGCATTGCGTCGCGCCATCCGCGGCCGGCGCTGGGCTATCTGCCCCAGGCCGGCGGGGTGGACCCGCAGTTCCCGGTCAGCGTCGAGGATTTCGTCGCGGTGGGACTGTGGCCGCGCATCGGCGCTTTCGGCCGGGTGACACCGCCGCTGGCCGAGCGCGTGCGCGCGGCCATTGCCGCCGTCGGCCTGCAGGGATTGCAGGCGCACTACATCGGCGAGCTCTCGGGTGGGCAGTTCCAGCGCATGCGCTTTGCGCGCCTGCTGGTGCAGGACCCGCCGGTCGTGCTGCTGGACGAGCCGCTGGCGGGCGTCGACGAGGCCACGGCCCAAGCGCTGCTGCAACTGCTGCAGGACTGGCATGTGCAGGGCAAGACGGTGATCGCGGTGCTGCATGAGCGCGAGCGCGTGCGCAGCCACTTCCCGCAGACGCTGGCGCTGGCCGGGCGGATGCGGGGCTGGGGCGAGACGCGCGCCGTGCTCGAGGCCCTCGAGGACGCGGAGTGGCCGCGATGA
- a CDS encoding Bug family tripartite tricarboxylate transporter substrate binding protein has translation MACAAVGALCAALGNGLALAQGVGPWPVKPITFVVPQSPGGANDVIARAVAQSLGSTLGQPVIVENRPGANGNLGTSQVARSAADGYTFLVTAQSAHTINPALYTRIPFDPIKDFTPVMQLAVAPYLLVVNPKFPAKTLDELVAYAKTHPGQVEYASAGNGTLNHLLGEMLKKQRGVNLLHVPYKGAAAAATDVVAGQLPVTFGSFPGVMPFVTSGKLRVLGVASDKPTPLAPEIPVLKELAVTSWYGLLAPAGTPQPIVDKVYLSITQVLNTPAMKERLRALGAEPVQSTPASFAAGLPAELAQWQKIVDASGARID, from the coding sequence ATGGCCTGCGCCGCCGTGGGCGCCTTGTGCGCCGCGCTGGGCAACGGCCTGGCCCTGGCACAGGGCGTGGGCCCGTGGCCTGTCAAACCCATCACCTTCGTGGTGCCGCAAAGCCCTGGCGGCGCCAACGACGTCATTGCGCGTGCCGTGGCGCAGAGCCTGGGCAGCACGCTGGGACAGCCGGTGATCGTGGAAAACCGCCCCGGCGCCAACGGCAATCTCGGCACCAGCCAGGTGGCGCGCAGCGCTGCCGACGGCTACACCTTCCTGGTGACGGCGCAAAGCGCGCACACCATCAACCCCGCGCTCTACACCCGGATTCCCTTCGATCCGATCAAGGACTTCACGCCGGTGATGCAGCTGGCGGTGGCGCCCTATCTGCTGGTGGTCAATCCGAAGTTCCCCGCCAAGACGCTGGACGAACTGGTGGCCTACGCCAAGACCCATCCCGGCCAGGTGGAGTACGCCTCGGCGGGCAACGGCACGCTGAACCATCTGCTGGGCGAGATGCTGAAAAAGCAGCGCGGCGTCAACCTGCTGCATGTGCCCTACAAGGGCGCGGCCGCCGCGGCCACCGATGTGGTGGCGGGCCAGCTGCCCGTGACCTTCGGCAGCTTTCCCGGCGTGATGCCGTTTGTCACCAGCGGCAAGCTGCGCGTGCTGGGCGTGGCCTCGGACAAGCCCACGCCGCTGGCGCCGGAGATTCCCGTGCTCAAGGAACTGGCCGTGACCTCGTGGTATGGCCTGCTGGCGCCGGCCGGCACGCCCCAGCCCATCGTGGACAAGGTCTACCTGTCGATCACGCAGGTGTTGAACACCCCGGCCATGAAGGAGCGGCTCAGGGCGCTGGGCGCCGAGCCGGTGCAGTCCACCCCCGCGAGCTTTGCCGCCGGCCTGCCGGCGGAACTGGCGCAGTGGCAGAAGATCGTCGACGCCTCGGGCGCACGCATCGACTAG